In Cotesia glomerata isolate CgM1 linkage group LG3, MPM_Cglom_v2.3, whole genome shotgun sequence, one genomic interval encodes:
- the LOC123261378 gene encoding ATP-dependent DNA helicase PIF1-like — MNEVLGVEMSNDQFQRAQQSLNADQKQLFISVTESIKKQLNGDVIRERIFVTGQAGTGKTLLFNVLKNQVNRCYAKPVVKVGALTGVAARLIGGSTLHGLLKLPVQKDGVIVSMPFLTGNYLRVMRQLWQNVEFLFIDEISLVPYEMLCMIDSRFRQLKNPNACFGGINVILFGDLMQLPPVRGHQVFRQPEHMEPATHLWRQFRLFELKQNMRQQGDKTFIDFFRRKSTDTNGEFSIEKALRIYPTNDQVARHNEKVLQHFEDKGTTIYTIKAQDQLIDATRNLGNQDVSSVIPNDINKTGGLPNELKIFVGAKVMLRSNIDVSKGLVNGNMGFITEIIWPNFRRNQVYAEDIPSVRINFGSDGDHVINPKSIQFPAKYSYGTAERRMLPLILSWASTVHKMQGSTVDHAVIYLGSRLFAAGQAYVALSRCRSLDGIRIEELDCSKLTGKMTCNTEALDEIERLRNNS; from the exons ATGAATGAAGTACTAGGTGTAGAAATGAGCAATGATCAATTCCAGAGGGCACAGCAGTCTCTGAATGCTGATCAAAAGCAATTATTCATCTCCGTCACAGAGAGCATTAAGAAACAACTTAACGGTGATGTTATACGAGAGAGAATTTTCGTTACTGGACAAGCAGGCACTGGAAAAACTCTTCTCTTTAATGTACTGAAAAACCAAGTTAACCGATGTTATGCAAAACCGGTTGTGAAAGTTGGTGCTCTTACTGGAGTCGCAGCACGGCTGATCGGTGGATCTACACTACACGGTCTGCTAAAACTACCAGTACAAAAAGATGGAGTAATTGTTAGCATGCCATTTCTGACTGGTAATTATCTGAGAGTGATGCGCCAATTATGGCAAAACGTCGAGTTTCTGTTCATAGATGAAATTTCTTTGGTACCGTATGAAATGCTTTGCATGATCGACTCTCGTTTCCGTCAACTGAAAAACCCGAACGCTTGTTTCGGAGGTATAAACGTTATACTCTTTGGTGATCTAATGCAGTTACCACCTGTCCGAGGACATCAAGTATTTCGACAGCCAGAACACATGGAACCCGCTACACATTTGTGGCGGCAATTCCGTCTGTTTGAACTCAAACAAAACATGCGTCAACAAGGAGACAAGACATTTATAGAT TTCTTCCGAAGAAAGTCAACAGATACTAATGgagaattttcaattgaaaaagcTTTGAGAATTTATCCGACAAATGACCAAGTTGCTAGACATAATGAAAAAGTTCTTCAGCATTTTGAGGATAAAGGAACTACTATCTACACAATTAAAGCACAAGACCAACTCATTGATGCTACACGAAATTTAGGTAATCAAGACGTAAGCTCTGTGATACCTAATGATATCAATAAAACAGGAGGTCTTCCTaatgaattgaaaatattcgTCGGAGCTAAAGTGATGTTAAGGTCGAACATTGACGTGTCAAAAGGTTTAGTAAATGGCAATATGGGTTTCATTACAGAAATTATATGGCCAAATTTTCGCAGGAACCAAGTATACGCGGAAGACATCCCGTCAGTCCGTATTAATTTCGGTTCAGATGGTGATCACGTAATTAACCCAAAATCGATTCAATTTCCAGCTAAGTACAGCTATGGAACTGCTGAGAGACGAATGCTACCACTAATCCTAAGTTGGGCATCGACTGTTCATAAAATGCAAGGCTCTACAGTTGATCATGCAGTCATTTATCTGGGCTCTCGACTGTTTGCTGCTGGGCAAGCGTATGTAGCACTTAGCCGGTGCAGATCTTTGGATGGTATTCGAATTGAAGAACTTGATTGCTCAAAGTTGACAGGTAAGATGACATGTAACACTGAAGCATTAGATGAAATAGAACGACTAAGAAATAACTCATAA